GGATACATTGGTGTCTACGCCATCGGGGACCGGGCAATGGCTTTCACTGTTCCAGACAAGCCCCATATTCGATGTCTCCCTGTGCTCAATGCTGCACTCACTGCAGTCGATCCGAATGAGGACCGGGAACTCAAGGACTTCAGCCTTCGCAGGGACGGCTTCAGTGTCAATGTCATGTCGGATAAAGCCGTCGATGTCGCGGATGTGGGTGACATTACTCAGGGCGGCATTCGACTCCGTCACTCTGACGTAGGGGCATTCGGGACTTCACTGGCTGCATTCCTCCTGCGGCTCATCTGCGTGAATGGACTTGCACGAGCATCTTCTGTCGCTCGCGGCCACTTTACCTCTGAGGATGAATTCCGGGCAGGGGCCATGGTCCACGATTGGGCTACTGAACTCTACTTGGAGCTTAACGAACACCTTCACGCATATGAGCTTCTGGCGGAGATCCCCCTCCCTGCCCCTTACGAAGCCATTGAGCAGCTTGGTGAACGCAATGGTCTCAGTGAAGAGTGCACAGAAATGGTGCTGGATGCGTATTCACTTGAAAGTGAACTGCCCCACACGATGTATAGACTGACGAATGCGCTCACATACGTGTCCTCGCACGCGGAGTTTGATGGAGATCGGCAGCGCCGCAAGCTGCAGAATCTGGCTGACTTTCTGGTTGGAAATGGTGAGGACATCTGCCCCCACTGCCTCAGTCTCAACTGAGTGGGAGCGGGGGGCTTACCATTCCATTCAATCTGAGAGGGAGAGAGCCATGAGCAGTATTGAGGAAAGAGCCCTGACGCTGATTGGGGATCAGGAAGAGAACCCAATAGAGCCATCCATTCGCCCACAGGGGCTTGATGAATATGTGGGGCAGCAGCAGATGGTGGAGAGCCTAAAGATCGCAGTGCAGGCCGCACAGATGCGTGATGCTGCCCTGCCGCATGTGCTGCTTGGTGGTCCTCCTGGTTTGGGGAAGACCTCTATGGCATATGTCCTTGCTGAGGAAATGGACAGTGAACTGATAATCACCTCAGGGCCCAATCTGCAGAAAGCTGAAGACGTGACTGCCAAGCTGAGGGCTTTGAAAGACAGAGATATCCTACTGATCGATGAAGTCCATCGTATGAAGCCGAAGACCTCCGAGGTTCTGTATTCTGCTTTGGAAGATGGCTTTGTGGAGGCTTCAAGTAGACTGCGGCATAGCACAAGTCAGGTGGAGCTTGCTGTTTTCACCCTCATAGCCTGCACAACACATGTTGGCGATGTGCAAGCACCTCTCCGGGACAGAATGCCCCTCCAATTCACGCTCTCCCATTACTCACAGGAGGAGATTCAGCAAGTCCTCGAGCGTAGTGCCTCCATTCGTGAGGTGACCATTGAGGATGCTGCCATTGCTGTCCTTGCGCAGGCAAGCAGAGGCACACCACGGGTGGCCA
This region of Deltaproteobacteria bacterium genomic DNA includes:
- the ruvB gene encoding Holliday junction branch migration DNA helicase RuvB, whose protein sequence is MSSIEERALTLIGDQEENPIEPSIRPQGLDEYVGQQQMVESLKIAVQAAQMRDAALPHVLLGGPPGLGKTSMAYVLAEEMDSELIITSGPNLQKAEDVTAKLRALKDRDILLIDEVHRMKPKTSEVLYSALEDGFVEASSRLRHSTSQVELAVFTLIACTTHVGDVQAPLRDRMPLQFTLSHYSQEEIQQVLERSASIREVTIEDAAIAVLAQASRGTPRVANSLLFQCRDYALVVGNGVVTAGMAQACLDSMGIDCLGLNAADRHYLQVILRDYGGGPVGVNAIASSLGERVSNLEENIEPYLLRAGLLIRDRAGRVATRQAESHLIDLGLLE